In a genomic window of Cyanobacterium sp. T60_A2020_053:
- a CDS encoding DUF4382 domain-containing protein — MKKVLTRKLTGFLLVGILLSSCSAEQTTTNNDNAESSSAPQTGESFLRLTANGEDFVREGFVTKDGWSIDFDNVYVTINNVTAYQTEPPFNAESEDELQATESVTLVSSPTAIDLKLVNESNPTVLVTEVPAPPGTYNALSWEIYNEPDNPEALILKGKATKDGETVGFSLSFPVNISYSCGEFVGDDRKGILEENSTAELEMTFHFDHIFGDAELDAEDELNRGALGFAPMAQLAKDGTLEVNLEQLQRSLTPEEYEKLDKSVLSLGHVGEGHCRMDNK, encoded by the coding sequence ATGAAGAAAGTTTTAACTCGCAAATTGACAGGATTCTTATTAGTGGGTATTTTGTTATCTAGTTGTAGTGCAGAACAAACCACCACTAATAATGATAATGCTGAGAGTTCCAGCGCCCCTCAAACCGGCGAATCATTTTTACGACTAACGGCAAATGGAGAAGATTTTGTCAGAGAAGGTTTTGTCACTAAAGATGGCTGGAGCATTGACTTCGACAATGTTTACGTTACTATCAATAATGTTACCGCTTATCAAACCGAACCGCCTTTTAATGCTGAATCAGAAGATGAACTACAAGCTACCGAATCGGTAACACTTGTCAGTAGCCCTACTGCCATTGATTTAAAATTAGTTAACGAAAGTAATCCTACCGTATTAGTAACCGAAGTACCAGCGCCCCCCGGCACTTACAATGCTCTTAGCTGGGAAATTTATAACGAACCAGATAATCCAGAAGCATTGATTTTAAAAGGAAAAGCCACCAAAGATGGCGAGACAGTGGGCTTTTCTCTTAGTTTCCCTGTCAATATTAGCTACAGCTGTGGCGAATTTGTGGGAGATGACAGAAAAGGAATTTTAGAAGAAAATAGTACAGCAGAACTAGAAATGACCTTTCATTTTGACCATATCTTCGGAGATGCTGAGTTAGATGCCGAAGATGAATTAAACCGAGGGGCGCTGGGATTTGCACCCATGGCACAACTAGCAAAAGATGGAACTTTAGAAGTAAATTTGGAACAATTACAACGTAGTTTAACCCCAGAAGAATACGAAAAGCTCGATAAAAGTGTCTTATCATTAGGTCATGTTGGAGAAGGCCATTGTCGCATGGATAATAAATAA